In Leptospira ellinghausenii, the following proteins share a genomic window:
- a CDS encoding ABA4-like family protein yields the protein MNPSLMFTIANSIALLSWIVLILTPNQNKVIPYLRVLISGLFLGGLYIFSLSLGFGKAEGNFSSLESVRSLFTNDEFLLAGWVHYLSFDLFIGTWEAEDGKLNGIHRLYLVPIHFLTFYYGPAGLVLYLVVKVIKTKRFGF from the coding sequence ATGAACCCATCTCTTATGTTTACGATTGCCAATTCCATTGCACTTCTATCGTGGATTGTATTAATCCTTACACCAAACCAAAATAAGGTGATACCATACCTACGAGTTCTGATTTCTGGTCTATTTCTGGGAGGGTTATACATTTTTTCCCTATCTCTAGGATTTGGAAAGGCAGAAGGGAATTTTTCGAGTTTGGAATCGGTACGTTCTCTATTTACAAACGATGAATTCCTGTTAGCTGGATGGGTGCACTACCTATCGTTTGATTTGTTTATAGGAACTTGGGAAGCAGAAGATGGAAAATTAAATGGAATCCATCGACTGTATCTTGTTCCCATTCATTTCCTCACTTTCTATTATGGGCCAGCGGGGCTCGTATTGTATTTAGTAGTTAAGGTGATCAAAACAAAACGATTTGGATTCTAA
- a CDS encoding TetR/AcrR family transcriptional regulator: MKPFKKQTTPKKTKTPTPKPSMSPTAGYHHGNLREEVLEHSRKVLEKTGVSSLSLRDIASDLGVSHTAPYRHFPKKMDLLQALVAEGFRELALAMKRAWDSSEDPLTKVRIAGEEYIYLLLNNPRRTELMFGGEIYVSGDPLSDDLRECGNEAYMGMFRIVEYGQNQLVLKKSVPTATLMMSFWSGVHGFAVLNERKWKSIQSSEEEKKSFQKEVLQILEIMIEGTRL, translated from the coding sequence ATGAAACCATTCAAAAAACAAACAACACCTAAAAAAACGAAAACTCCCACCCCTAAACCTTCTATGTCCCCAACAGCAGGTTACCACCACGGGAATTTACGAGAAGAGGTTTTGGAACACTCTCGGAAGGTTTTGGAAAAAACAGGAGTTTCGTCGCTTAGCCTTAGGGACATTGCTTCTGATTTGGGTGTGAGCCATACGGCTCCCTACCGGCATTTTCCCAAAAAAATGGACCTGCTGCAAGCATTAGTCGCTGAAGGTTTTCGAGAACTGGCACTTGCGATGAAACGTGCTTGGGACAGTTCAGAGGATCCGCTAACAAAAGTCCGAATAGCTGGAGAAGAATACATTTACTTATTACTCAATAATCCACGTAGAACAGAACTTATGTTTGGTGGTGAAATTTATGTTTCTGGAGATCCATTGTCAGATGATTTACGAGAATGTGGAAATGAAGCATACATGGGTATGTTTCGAATTGTTGAATATGGACAAAACCAATTGGTTTTAAAAAAATCAGTACCAACAGCAACACTCATGATGAGTTTTTGGAGTGGTGTCCATGGATTTGCCGTATTGAATGAACGGAAATGGAAATCGATCCAATCTTCTGAGGAAGAAAAAAAGTCCTTTCAAAAGGAAGTTTTACAGATTTTGGAAATTATGATTGAAGGGACACGTCTGTAA
- a CDS encoding DUF6272 family protein → MRKYGNLTHTAFSEKEPESIIEIHLKPLDLMRYWRRIGILSDFIGYFYGFSFLPNVPTDSMDMKNSEIVNSISTVFNELLENAAKYSYDKKADIEISLIHRGKSFEMLVRNKTNESNVSAYETSLKEIFSAKDLEKLYFQKIESNDPESSRSGIGLIMVLKDYPVEMEVTLETEGDSTIITSRIVYFTDVSLQS, encoded by the coding sequence ATGCGAAAATATGGCAATCTAACTCACACTGCTTTTTCTGAAAAAGAACCAGAGTCCATCATTGAAATCCATTTAAAACCATTGGATTTGATGCGTTACTGGCGCCGTATTGGAATTCTTTCCGATTTTATTGGTTATTTCTACGGGTTTTCGTTTTTACCCAATGTACCAACCGATTCGATGGACATGAAAAATTCAGAGATTGTCAATTCGATCTCCACTGTATTTAACGAACTTTTGGAAAATGCAGCCAAGTATTCATATGATAAAAAAGCAGATATTGAAATTTCTCTGATCCATCGGGGGAAATCTTTTGAAATGTTAGTCCGAAACAAAACAAATGAATCGAATGTGTCTGCTTATGAAACAAGTTTAAAAGAAATTTTCTCGGCAAAAGACTTAGAGAAATTGTACTTTCAAAAGATAGAATCCAATGACCCGGAGTCCAGTCGTTCGGGGATCGGTCTCATTATGGTATTAAAAGATTATCCTGTGGAAATGGAAGTTACTTTAGAAACAGAAGGTGATTCCACCATCATCACAAGCCGAATTGTTTACTTTACAGACGTGTCCCTTCAATCATAA
- a CDS encoding adenylate/guanylate cyclase domain-containing protein — protein MENEKVLEEERAKYAELEVLYQNIIDHSTEIENELLENNKKIQMYLDRMRRYLSPQLYEMITGAEVETSISHQRRKLTIFFSDIVGFTTITDSIEPEILSDCLNQYLDVMSSIAIKYGGTIDKFIGDAIMIFFGAPTFENDKAHALNCVRMAIEMRDSLPALDEYWRKSGINHNLTCRIGINTGYVTVGNFGTNERMDYTIIGGPVNVASRLEHASEAGEILISNATKSLIDEYIDTIPKGEIVVKGVHTPIETFQVIGLKDEKDKKDNPFLKFDGKGFLLKPLHFDKLSTNPEERRLMQNALEKALAALK, from the coding sequence ATGGAGAATGAAAAAGTTTTGGAAGAGGAACGAGCCAAATATGCAGAGTTGGAAGTTCTTTACCAAAACATTATTGATCATTCTACAGAAATCGAAAACGAACTCTTAGAAAATAACAAAAAGATCCAAATGTATTTGGATCGTATGCGTCGTTACCTCTCCCCTCAATTGTACGAGATGATTACGGGTGCAGAAGTAGAAACATCAATTTCCCACCAAAGACGAAAACTCACCATCTTTTTCTCTGACATTGTTGGTTTTACTACCATTACAGATTCAATTGAACCGGAAATCCTTTCTGATTGCCTCAACCAATACCTTGATGTTATGTCAAGCATCGCGATTAAATATGGCGGGACCATCGACAAATTCATTGGCGATGCCATAATGATTTTTTTTGGGGCACCAACATTTGAAAATGACAAAGCTCATGCACTAAACTGTGTCAGAATGGCAATTGAGATGCGTGATAGTTTGCCTGCGTTAGACGAGTATTGGAGAAAATCAGGTATCAACCACAACTTAACCTGTAGAATCGGAATCAATACAGGTTATGTGACGGTTGGTAATTTTGGAACCAACGAACGAATGGATTATACGATCATTGGTGGTCCTGTGAATGTTGCTTCTCGTTTGGAACATGCATCCGAGGCAGGAGAAATATTGATTTCAAATGCAACCAAATCACTGATAGACGAATACATCGATACCATTCCCAAGGGAGAAATTGTTGTAAAAGGTGTACATACTCCTATTGAAACGTTTCAGGTGATTGGACTCAAAGATGAAAAAGATAAAAAGGACAATCCATTCTTAAAATTTGATGGAAAAGGTTTCCTTCTCAAACCATTACACTTTGACAAACTCAGCACAAACCCCGAAGAACGCCGATTAATGCAAAATGCATTAGAAAAAGCGCTTGCGGCATTGAAGTAA
- a CDS encoding PP2C family protein-serine/threonine phosphatase, giving the protein MVIFATLGLLSGRPPVEFYYQISAILVLLCYNFVVLYSLKKSGKYLNIFKFSSSFLEITLLTFVTGYTAYSQKNPSLVYAAPMIYVFFILIALASIRNNTKTIIFAVVVLIVEYASLTIYFYPEMTDLNAKLMELSEYLKPNFLEENSSFFLVSAVPMGIFLILLYMVVTGGLILYAILNTSRTTQEQADLIFNTEKQAILEENMRLGMELDVARQIQAMVLPRNEELKQIGELEISARMDSANEVGGDYYDVVHHEDGTVYIGIGDVTDHGLASGVVMLMTQSAFITTLRSKVISLRESLRSINSILFSNIHMRMNDIRNLTLSLFSYKNGVFTTAGQHETIMVYRHATKKTEIIDTVDNGMLVGLTESIDEFIHEKPIPLQPKDIILLYTDGATEAENPKREQFGSHRLIESLEKHADLPSTDEILAAIFQDIYVFIDGMDVYDDITIMIMRKRG; this is encoded by the coding sequence AGAGTTTTATTACCAAATCTCTGCCATCTTAGTTTTACTCTGTTACAACTTCGTTGTTCTATATTCATTAAAGAAGTCGGGTAAATATCTCAATATATTTAAATTCTCTTCTTCTTTTTTAGAGATCACTCTCCTTACATTTGTTACAGGGTATACGGCTTACTCCCAAAAAAACCCAAGTCTTGTGTATGCAGCACCGATGATTTATGTCTTCTTCATCCTCATCGCTCTTGCATCCATACGTAATAATACTAAGACTATCATCTTTGCAGTGGTTGTGCTCATTGTTGAGTATGCATCGCTCACCATTTATTTTTATCCTGAGATGACAGACCTCAATGCAAAACTCATGGAGTTGTCAGAGTATCTCAAACCAAACTTCTTAGAAGAAAACAGTTCCTTCTTTCTTGTCAGTGCCGTACCGATGGGAATTTTTCTCATCTTACTTTATATGGTCGTTACAGGTGGTTTGATTTTATACGCCATCCTCAACACATCCCGAACCACGCAAGAACAAGCTGACTTAATTTTTAATACAGAAAAACAAGCCATCCTCGAAGAGAACATGCGCCTCGGTATGGAATTAGACGTAGCAAGGCAAATCCAAGCCATGGTACTTCCCCGTAATGAGGAATTAAAACAAATCGGTGAGTTAGAAATTTCCGCTCGAATGGACTCAGCCAATGAAGTGGGTGGGGACTATTATGATGTTGTCCACCATGAAGATGGAACGGTATACATTGGTATTGGAGACGTAACAGACCATGGTCTTGCTTCTGGTGTGGTGATGCTCATGACACAGTCCGCATTTATCACAACGTTACGATCCAAAGTCATTTCTTTACGTGAATCACTTCGGTCCATCAACTCCATTTTGTTTTCTAACATCCACATGAGGATGAATGACATTCGTAACCTAACACTCTCTTTATTTTCTTACAAAAACGGAGTGTTTACAACAGCTGGCCAACACGAAACCATTATGGTATACCGCCATGCTACGAAAAAAACAGAAATCATCGATACTGTCGACAATGGAATGTTAGTTGGTTTAACAGAATCCATTGATGAATTCATTCATGAAAAACCCATTCCTTTACAACCAAAGGATATCATCTTACTTTATACAGATGGTGCAACAGAAGCAGAAAATCCAAAACGAGAACAGTTCGGATCCCATCGGTTGATTGAATCCTTGGAAAAACATGCGGACCTTCCTTCAACGGATGAAATTTTAGCAGCTATCTTCCAAGACATCTATGTATTCATTGATGGAATGGATGTATACGATGACATCACAATCATGATCATGAGAAAACGAGGCTAA